The sequence below is a genomic window from Halosolutus gelatinilyticus.
AGCGTCGCTTCGATCATATCGGAGGGTTCGGCCGATCGGAAATAAATGATCGCCATCACGGCGGCGTCGATCCGGCCGGTACCGAAGCGCCGTCGCCGTCACGACGCGCTCGCAGCGCCCTCGATCACCGTCAGGTACCCCACGTAGACGAGTACCGCGACGACGAGCGCCCCGGCGAACACCGTCACGCCGACGTAGCCCGCGAGCGCGACCTGGGGGTACGCCCAGAGGTACGCGGCCCCCTCGGCCGCGAACACGAACAGGCCGCCGTAGACGACGGCCAGCGCGATCGCTCGGGCGAGCGCAGTCGCGCTGAGCGTTCCCCGCTGGAGTAACTCGACGGCGAAGAGGGCCGCGAACGCCAGCCCGTAGAACGGCTGCGGGAGCGCCTGGCCGAGTTGCCGCGGGCCGCGGATCGCGACGAGTCCGTAGTACGCCAGGGCGAGCAGGACGGCACCCACCAGCGTCAGCGTGAGCCCGTATCCAGTCGTATCGTCGGTCGACGGAACGGCGGTCGATCCGGTACCGCCGTCGCTTCCGGTCGCCGCGCCGTCGGCTCCACCGGTGCGCTCGCGATCGTCCGACATACGTGGGGATGTGGCTCGAACGGGCTTAGTTAGGGTGTGTGTTCGTCCCGCCGCGCGGGCGTTCCTCGCGCTACGGTGAACAAATCAGGAGGCGAGCAGGCGATCGACGGCTCCGCCGACGAGGGGATCCGAGATGTCGACGAATCACTCCGGTTGGCCAATTCTTATACTGTTCAAGGGGTATCAATACGCATGGACGATATTTTCGTCGCGCGCGTAATGTCGACGTCCCTGCACACGGTGACGCCGGACACGCTCGTCGAAGACGCCGGACAGGTAATGCTCGAAAACGACATCGGCTCCGTCATCGTCGTCGACGAGGACAACCAGCTGGAAGGGATCCTGACGACGACCGACTTCGTCAACATCGTCGCGGAGAGCCACCCGAAAGCCCAGACCACCGTCTCGCGATACATGACTACCGACGTCATCACGGTCTCGGCGCAGGACAGCATCGTCGACGCGGCGGACGCGATGATCGAACACCGGTTCCACCACCTCCCCGTCGTCGACGAGGACGAGGGCGTCATCGGGATCGTGACGACGACGGACCTGGCGGCGTACCTCTCGAGCGTCTCGACGCCGAGCCCGAGCGCGGATCCCGCCTAGATCCGCGTCGATCGAGAGTCGGCGACCGATCGCCACCTCGCGTTTCGCGTTCTCGGCCGCGGGCCCGCGGCCGAACCAGGTGCCGTCTGGAGCGTCTGCGTCGTCCCAATCGGGTAGTCTCGCGGCCCCGACTCGAGGACGGAGACGAAACTGATGCGACGGAACGGCGTTCGTCGCCGGTCCACTCGTGATCCGGACGACCCGAAATAGGCCCGATGGACGGTCATTGCGAACTACCGTCACTCTCGGGCCGCGAGAGGCGCCGTTCTCCCAAGGGGTTACAACCGATCTGTCGTATCCGTCGGTAAATGACGGACTCGATCGAAGATCGATCCGACGACGAGGACGATGCGGAGCGCGGACGGTTCGATACGGCGATCGACGCTGTTCTCGAACTGCTCGATCTCTTTTAGCTTTCCGGTCCCGCGCTAATCGGCCGCGGGGACGACGGTATAGTCCGTGCTTCGCCGTCGCGGCCCGCCGGCCGTCGCTGACGGGTCGGCGCTCGCTGGATCGCGTGTACGACACAAGCTTCGCGATCGCCCGTTCGGAGCACGGCCCGTCGACACCGCCCCACTGGGGTCCGCAGCTGATCGACGTTCCGACCGATCCTGGTCTCAATCACGTCGCCGCTCCTTTTCGGGCTCTCGAGATGTCGTTCCGCGAAGCGCTACTGCATACTCGGAAGTCAGCCGCAACTCCCGAAACAACTCGAAACGATACAGAATCGAAGTGGACTCGCGGGGATTTGAACCCCGGGCCTCTTCCTTGCGAAGGAAGCGATCTGCCGCTGATCTACGAGCCCTCGCACGTTTCTAACCGGGGATTCTATTTGTAGCTTGTGTTTCGCCGGCAGAGTGTGAGTCCACCACACTCGTGTTATCGCCGTTCTCGATCGCAGCCGCGACTCACCGATCCGACTCCAGTACCCCGGCGCGACCGGCGATCAGTCCCGCGAAAAAGCCGGTGAAGTGCGCCACCAGGGCGACCCTGGGTCGGGCGGTCGCGAGGGTGACGATCGTCGCCAGCACGAGGAAGACGCCGATCGAGACCCACCACGGGACGTCGATCACGGACGCGAAGCTGTCGGACAGGCGGTTCGACGCGAGCAGGTACCCCAGCAGGGCGAAGACCGCGCCGCTGGCGCCGAGCACGCCGGGCGTCGGCGCGATCGACAGGAACGGAACCATCGCGAGGAGGCCCGTTACGACGATCTGCGAGACGCCCGCCACCGCGCCAGTCGCCAGGAAGTACGCGTGAAACCGCAGCCGCGTCGTCGCGCGGGCGATCGGCCACCCGAAGAGCACGAGCGCGACGCTGTTCGAGAGCAGGTGCCCGAATCCGCCGTGGGCGTAGACGCTGGTGACGACCGTCCACGGGCGGGCGTCGATCGGCGGCGAGAGCACGAACAGGCCGGTCATCACGCCGAGGCCGAAGAGCGCGGTGATCCACTGGAGCACGTAGACCACGAGAAAGATGACCAGGAGGTCGCGGATGGGACTCGGCTCCGATCGCGACGTTGACTCCGACTCGCCTCGCGATACCGACCGGGGGCTCGGCCCCCAGCTACCCGGTGATCGCTCCGACATACTGATAGGTGGACCGGCGGCCCACTAAAGTCTACGCGAGTTACTCCCGGACGCGGTCGCAGAGAACGCCGGGTTTGCGTCGCTCGTGGGAGTATACTGCCCACACGTCGTTGATACAGAACCAGTTGTGAATGCCGCGAAAGTCCTCGCCTCGGTCGATCGGGCGCGACTCGTTGCGATCCTCGCTTCGCTACGATCCGTACGTCGCGGCTCTGGATTCTTGATTTCGCAGCCTCCCAGCGACCGATACCATACTGCTCGCTTCCGATCGACACACCAACGGCTCAGCGGACAAAGAAAGCGAAAACTCGATTCTTCGTTGCGGTCGCGATCGGATCAGTCTTCGAGGACGATCTCGATCGAGACGTCGTTCGGCACCTGGATGCGCATGAGCTGACGGAGTGCGCGTTCGTCGGCGTCCAGATCGATCAGGCGCTTGTGGACGCGCATCTCCCAGTGCTCCCACGTGGCGGTGCCCTCGCCGTCAGGCGACTTCCGGGTCGGCACCTCGAGGGTCTTCGTCGGCAGCGGGATCGGACCGCTCAGGTTGACGCCGGTGTTGTTCGCGATCTCGCGGACGTCGTCGCAGATGTCGTCGAGGTCGTCTGGACTCGTGCCTGCGAGTCGAACGCGTGCCTGCTGCATTTATTTCTCGTCGACGCTCAGGACCTTGCCGGCCGCGATGGTCTGACCCATGTCGCGGATGGCGAAGCTCCCGAGTTCGGGGATCTCGCTGGACGGCTCGATGCTGAGGGGCTTCTGCGGTCGGATGGTAACCACAGCAGCGTCGCCCGACTGGATGAAGTCGGGATTCTCCTCGGCGACCTCGCCGCTCGAGGGGTCCATCTTCTTGTCGATGGACTCGATCGTACAGGCGACCTGGGCCGTGTGGGCGTGGAAGACCGGCGTGTAGCCCGCCGTGATCACGGACGGGTGCTGCATGACGACGATCTGAGCCTGGAACGTCTCGGCGACGGACGGCGGGTCGTCTGCGGGACCGCAGACGTCGCCGCGGCGGATGTCGTCCTTGCCGATGCCGCGGACGTTGAACCCGACGTTGTCACCGGGCTCGGCCTTCGGCACTTCATCGTGGTGCATCTCGATCGTCTTGACTTCGCCGCCCACGTCGCTGGGCTGGAAGACGACGTCGTCACCGGTGTTCATGACACCGGTCTCGATGCGCCCGACGGGGACGGTACCGATACCCGAGATCGTGTAGACGTCCTGGATCGGGAGTCGGAGCGGCGCGTCCGTCGGCGGCTCCGGCGCCGGCAGGGCGTTCAGGGCCTCGAGTAAGGTTTCGCCGTCGTACCACGACGTGTTGTCGGAGGCGTCGGCGATGTTGTCGCCCTCGAACGCCGAGATCGGGATGAACGAGGCGTCTTCGGTGTTGAACTGGACCTGCTTGAGCAGCTGCGAGACTTCGTCGACGACGTCGTTGTAGGTCGACTCCTTGTAGTCGACGACGTCCATCTTGTTGATGCCGATGATGAGCTCGTCGATACCCAGCGTGCGGGCCAGGAAGACGTGCTCCTGGGTCTGGGGCGCGACACCGTCGTCGGCGGCGACGACGAGGACGGCGTTGTCTGCCTGGGACGCCCCGGTGATCATGTTCTTAACGAAGTCGCGGTGGCCCGGACAGTCGACGATGGTGAAGTAGTACTCGTCGGTGTCGAACTCCTGGTGGGCGATGTCGATCGTGACACCGCGCTCGCGCTCTTCGGCGAGGTTGTCCATGACGTAGGCGAACTCGAAGCCGCCCTTGCCCTTCTCTTCGGCTTCCTCGCGGTGCTGTTCGATGACGTGCTCGGGTACGCTCCCCGTCTCGTAGAGGAGTCGCCCCACGAGCGTACTCTTCCCGTGGTCGACGTGACCGATGATGGCCAGGTTCTGGTGCGGTTTGTCTTCGCTCATTGTTGTAGCTCACGCGCAGAGGCGCTTATATCGGTTTCTTTTGCCCGTTGCGGTTAAAACCATTTCGAAACGAGGTTTAGTCCACCCCGACGCAGTCGTGCGGTTTGCGGTACGCTCACACGGTTCTGATGGTTCGAACGGGAGACGCGTTGTCGATAGATGAGTACGTCGTCTCTTGCGAAGGGTTTCCATCGGTATCGGACGTGTGCGGCGTCGTAGCCGGTCTCGACCGGAAGAGGGCCGACGTCGATGTGTGTCGGGCGCGTCCACACCCGACCGGTATTCGAAACCGGCCTCGGCAGTCTCTCGCGACCGCCGCCGATATTTCTCACCGTTAGATGTATTATAACTATAAATAACAACTGTGGTTAATACATCGCCGTGGCGGTGGGTTCCGGGTGGCCGATCGACGGACGAGAGGATGATGCCCCGATCGATCGGTTTCGACAACGGATCACCCGCCGTTTAGATCGGGTGGTTTCGGTCCACGCACGCCAGGTCGCCCGAACGACGGCGCACTAGAAAGGAGATGATGACAATATGTCACGCCAAACACGACGCGAGTTCGCTCGTTTGACCGCCGTATCGACCACGACCATCGCTGGACTCGCCACTCTCGGCTCGGTTGGAGCCGCCCGTTCGTCGCAGGCA
It includes:
- a CDS encoding CBS domain-containing protein, whose protein sequence is MDDIFVARVMSTSLHTVTPDTLVEDAGQVMLENDIGSVIVVDEDNQLEGILTTTDFVNIVAESHPKAQTTVSRYMTTDVITVSAQDSIVDAADAMIEHRFHHLPVVDEDEGVIGIVTTTDLAAYLSSVSTPSPSADPA
- a CDS encoding rhomboid family intramembrane serine protease, whose amino-acid sequence is MSERSPGSWGPSPRSVSRGESESTSRSEPSPIRDLLVIFLVVYVLQWITALFGLGVMTGLFVLSPPIDARPWTVVTSVYAHGGFGHLLSNSVALVLFGWPIARATTRLRFHAYFLATGAVAGVSQIVVTGLLAMVPFLSIAPTPGVLGASGAVFALLGYLLASNRLSDSFASVIDVPWWVSIGVFLVLATIVTLATARPRVALVAHFTGFFAGLIAGRAGVLESDR
- the tuf gene encoding translation elongation factor EF-1 subunit alpha, whose protein sequence is MSEDKPHQNLAIIGHVDHGKSTLVGRLLYETGSVPEHVIEQHREEAEEKGKGGFEFAYVMDNLAEERERGVTIDIAHQEFDTDEYYFTIVDCPGHRDFVKNMITGASQADNAVLVVAADDGVAPQTQEHVFLARTLGIDELIIGINKMDVVDYKESTYNDVVDEVSQLLKQVQFNTEDASFIPISAFEGDNIADASDNTSWYDGETLLEALNALPAPEPPTDAPLRLPIQDVYTISGIGTVPVGRIETGVMNTGDDVVFQPSDVGGEVKTIEMHHDEVPKAEPGDNVGFNVRGIGKDDIRRGDVCGPADDPPSVAETFQAQIVVMQHPSVITAGYTPVFHAHTAQVACTIESIDKKMDPSSGEVAEENPDFIQSGDAAVVTIRPQKPLSIEPSSEIPELGSFAIRDMGQTIAAGKVLSVDEK
- the rpsJ gene encoding 30S ribosomal protein S10; the protein is MQQARVRLAGTSPDDLDDICDDVREIANNTGVNLSGPIPLPTKTLEVPTRKSPDGEGTATWEHWEMRVHKRLIDLDADERALRQLMRIQVPNDVSIEIVLED